The DNA segment TCTGGAGTGAAGCTGCACTTATTCATAGAGATGTGCTCCCGGCGCCCTCTGGTGGTGACTCTCTGCCGGCACATGATAATGATACCTTATGAAAAGAGCTTCTAATAGTGCTCCTTCTAATTGAAGGAGTTTcaatatatacaaataaaaacataagtaTGAGAATGCTTAGGCCCTACCTATATAAAAGGAAGCTTTTACTAGGTTTTACATTAGCATTTGCATGACTCTGGCTCGTCCCAGTTCAACTGGTTTCACTAAATGTTCTGGGATGTATTAcaggagaaagacagagagcatCTAACAGGCAAGGCATCAGTATTCTGTTCAAATTAAAGCTTTAAGAATCTCTCACTGTGAGGCAGCTGTTGTGAATGGAAGTGTCACTTATTAAGTCTCACATCTTTCAGCAGGAAGTATGACACAACAGATAGAGTGGTTTGAACAGGAAACAGAGCATTATCTGTTATGGTTCAAAAGCAACAATCTGCAGTGTTAAAAGGAGACGCACTGTCTTTCAGGGAGAAACATTATGTCAATATTTTTGACTACTGAGCCACCATAAATTATTAGGTGGCATGTGCTAAAATAAGCTCAGATGAGCAAGCATCACTGCACCATCAACTTTAAGCTATAAAAAATACTGACAGTAAAAGATAAAAGCAAGTGTCAGTTATGTGGATCTCACCACTAGCCCGTAGAAAGGCAATAATGGAAGCTAAAGTCAATAAAGCGCTCCTCCTTCCAAAGCAAAAGCACTGCCCTCTGCCCTGTAAAGGCTGGGAAATAAAAAGCTTCATTATACACTGCAATTCAAAGCAGCTCAGTGTAACAATAGAAAAGTAGCTTCAGGGGTAAAGACTGACCTCACTTTTCAGTCCATGTATTCACGTTAATGCAAAACTGCATTAGAAGTAAATTCatgatgtaattaaaatgtgtttattaacaGTTTTGCAGGACAACATAAACCAAAAGAAGCCACACATGCATGAATATGTAAATCTGCATATAAAGTGAAATAACCAATGAACATAACAATATCAACATAAAAGGATTATTACAGCACGATGCATTACCAGTGTATTTATCCACAGAGTGTCACTGCATGCGCAAAGTAAGAATTCTAAGTCTTGATGTAATTTAGAGGAGGCTCCCAGTTTATCGTCATTTAGGAACGTGTTGGGTACCCGAAAGCGTaaaatgttgacgatttgtcacctagcgtaaaatattacacttagggagtgagaacgtgttgattTACCAGCAGAGCCATTTAGAAAACATCTAGCTCTGTTCTAATTatgacttcttctttttttgggtgCATGTCAGATTTAATGTGTATGAGACAGAGGAGCCTTGCAATAAGATTACATGTCTTTCTATAAGAGAGAAACAGGGAATAACCTTCTTCGCATGGGCGGGGAGCATGAAGCTATTTACAGCTCTACAAAAAATGGCGATTGAGGGTGATGGGAGGAAATGTTATGGCCAAGCTTGTGGCATGCATACAGCCTCCAAGTGGGCtgaacaagcaaaaaaaaaaacaaaaaaaaaaaacctttctgcCACTGTAAAGACGTTTAACTACATATTTAgtcatatttaatattaaaaagtgcaatttcaacagtgCATCTCAGTTTTTCTGCATGATGAAGAAATgctgtaaatgaaagaaatctgtcagcacaaatcaataaatgtgtaaaattacagaaaaaattcTGTTAGCTCATTGCCCGGGTGAGTAATTCACATTCattcacaaaaaacagaaacaggaactTCTCTGCGTTTTAATCATCTTTATTCACCTATTGATTAATTACTTTGGTGCAGAATGAATGGCGGTGGAGGAGGTCTTTATCAGTAACATCCATTGGATTGGATGACTGGTCCCCCGGGCGCTATGTTTGACACGCCTGGTGTACAGAACCATGAGTGGACTGAATGATGGACGTGTGAAGAACATGTGAATGATGAGAGCTGAGGAATGTTTACAATTGTGGGATTTGTGTTTGAAGATATTCTTGCTCTCAAGAAGCAGCAACTGTATATTACTTCAAATTATGTAAGTACACATCTTGGGGATATGGAAGATTAGTGACAGAGCCAGTATGAACCATAATTAAGAACTTTACAAACTATTACAAAATATACCTTGATAGATATAGCAACAGCCAGCAAAACTTATGTGTGAGCAGGCTATACACAGGTAAGAGGaacttatttaaaataattCTAAATGAATCAGTGGTGTGAGTTTCTTGGTCGattgcttttttctgttttctgtttgtttgttttttaagataaTGAATTTTGCATCTTTCACTGAACCAGTTTGCAATCAAAGATTTTTACAGGtacattttaatgattttttgcaGGTTAGGTGTAGTGAACTAGCAGAGCATGAACGCTGCCTGCATTTGATAAGAGACTTGTAACAGATTATAGGAAGAAGTTTTAAATGAGGATCGGTTTCTTAACCTAGTCACACAACTTCATACAAAGGCAACTAAAAGTGCTGAATAACTCTAAATGTATGTaatttgattaaaataaaataaaatagtaagATTAAAAAGGCAAGGTATATGTGACAGTCATTTTGAAGTTTTatctttcttttaaatgtgaACGAATATTCGTTTAGAATGTTATGTGCTACTGTTGTTTTTACTGTCTGACATTAAAGAGGCTTGTTAATATTAATTAGCTATTACCAACAGGAATTTCAAGGTTTTGAAAAGGCGTTGTTTCCTGCCACGTAATGACGCATGCGCATCAGTCCGCTTGTCGTTTGGCGACGTGTACCCGGTGAGTGGAAGTACTAAGGATTCTTAACGCGCTGGGTAACAAGCGGCCATAAACCAAACTAAAAAGGCCTTAAAAGAGCAAAAGTATGGGAGGTTCGCAGAGTGTGGAGATACCGGGAGGAGGCTCCGAGGGATACCACGTCCTCCGGGTGAGTTTGTAGCTTCTACAGCCTGCTCTTAGCTCTTAGCTTAGCCTCCGGTCTGAGGCGAACGATACCCGGTTATATGTGTTGACTTAAGGCCGGGGATGACTGCCGGGGCCTCCAGTCCAGcaaaccaccacctctgtgaAATGTGTAGTTTAAAGCTGTGTCAACCCAACACGCATCTTTAATCACGGTGACTGTGTATGCCTGCTGCTCAGCTAGTTTAAATATGCTTGCTGAAAGCAAAGAAACCGTAGGGCTAGTTGATGCTACGTAGCTAAATTGAATGACAGCTGCCAAGCTAGTTTTAGTAATAGACTACGTTATCAGACACTTGTATACAGGGCTATTTTTACCATGTTTACATACGCTTAGCCTTTGATTAATCTACTAGTGAGCTAAAATGAGCATTTAGTATTTGTCGTCCAATAGTGGTATCAGTGATATCAAAATAGCAAACACAGAGGCTAGACTTGATAGCATAAGTGTCATTCAGAGTAGGATTGACCCCCATCCTGATTATGGTATTCGTATACAAGGTAACTCAGATCTAAGACTGATCTGACGTGTTTGTATCCTAGAAGTTGCTCATTTGAAAGCCAGTAGAGTCATGACTAGTTTGCGTGTTGGTCAGCACGATTTATTTAGAGGAAATTAGCTTGAATTTCAATAAAGCATCACAGCCTAGCAGCTGAGGATATCCCTCATTTTCATACAGGTTCAAGAGAACTCGCCTGGGCACCGGGCAGGGCTGGAGCCTTTCTTTGACTTCATCGTCTCCATCAACAACACCAGACTGGTGAGAAAATGCAGCACTTGCAGTTTGCAGGATGAAATAGGAGCCTTATGGAAGGCTACAGTTCACAGTTGCCCCTTTCTCTACttatgtttgtttcattttctgcagAACAAGGACAACGACACATTGAAGGACTTGTTGAAAGCCCATGTCGAGAAACCAGTGAAGATGCTAGTTTACTCCTCAAAGACTCTGGAGCTGCGGGAGGCCACCGTGACCCCCAGCAACCTATGGGGGGGTCAGGGCTTGCTCGGTGTCTCCATTCGCTTCTGCAGCTTTGAGGGAGCCAATGAGAACGTGTGGCATGTCCTGGTAGGTAGCCACAAAGGTTGTGTGTTGCATCATCTCTGTCTGTGTGATACAGCAGTAATTTTTCTCTGTCTAATAGGAAGTGGAGCCTAATTCCCCAGCAGCCCTTGCTGGCTTGCGGCCACACACTGACTATATAATTGGAGCCGATACTGTTATGAATGAGGTTGGTTACCCATACTTTTCTTGGTTCTTGCTGCTGTCACTCATTGTCACTAGTTCTTGATGATTTACCTTCTTGTCCTCCTGTTTCTGCAGTCCGAGGACCTCTTTTCTCTAATAGAGAGCCACGAGGGGAAGGGCCTGAAACTGTATGTGtacaacacagacactgacaACTGCAGAGAGGTGGTTATTACACCTAACACTGCCTGGGGAGGAGAGGGCAGGTAATACACAGACTCCTGTTGGAATTTGTCTAATTTCAAAATAAGCATCCTATTTATTTGCATCTGACATGATTAAAAATGGAAATGCATAAATATTATCAGCCAAGTAAGGTCAGCTGTTTTTATTAATGATGATGTCctttctgggaacaaatgagccaaaatgagaaaaaatgaaaaggccGATTTAAATCTCTTTGTAAAACATGAGGATAAAGGTGGTAAATTAAAGGTCTGAGACCAGGTCGATGTCAAATGATTTTCACTGGAGAACACTGTTTATATTCTCAATTCTCTTATATTCCCCTTCTCTAGCCTTGGCTGTGGGATTGGCTATGGATACCTCCACAGGATTCCCACCCGACCGTTTGAGGAGGGGAAGAAGATCAGTTTCCCTGGAACTTCTTCCAGTGAGCCTGTCAGTCCACTGAAAGACGGATTTACTGAGGTCAGAAtgtacacatttatttaaaaaacagggCAGTTTAAAGCTGCTTAAGTATGACTCTGTTGAAACTTCTTGTACCTGTGTCGATAAATTGCTTAAATTACTTAGTCTATGTGCAGGTACGGCATTGGAAGGATTTGAGTTTAGCATGCACACAGCCTGTTGGAGAGAACAGTTATGTTTTTCAATAGATTCAATGAAAATGTCTAACTTCTGCAGGTGCAACTTTCAGCAGTCAcccctcctcctgctgcacctGCAGTTCCCTCTGGCCTTGAAGGGTCACTGTCTGCCCTGTCAATCAGCACCTCAGCCCCGCCCACCATGCCCAGCGAGCTACAGACAGGTATGTCTACACTTTCACTCACAGATGTTTGTTAAATCCACCAGTTTTAAGTTTGATACATGGCAGGAATATTCTCATCTAATGTTTAATGTCTCTCTTCTTCCAATTCAGGTTTGCCCACAGTCCCTCTTCTGCCCACCTCCACTAACCCCTCACTCACCCCTCTGGCTCCACTGAATCCTGCCACTGCCGGCTTGAACCCAGCCACCACGCTACCAGGTGATTTCAGCAAGGTTCACACCCTTCCTCAATAAAGACACAAGTCTTCGTGTACACATTACACACATTCAGTGAACATATTCATGTTGACATTTCCCACACTCAGAATAACTTTCCTTTACAAAACCTCATCAACTACCCCCTGCCCTTTCTTCTCCCCCTgagccttttttttgttttgtttttggc comes from the Oreochromis aureus strain Israel breed Guangdong linkage group 18, ZZ_aureus, whole genome shotgun sequence genome and includes:
- the LOC116335255 gene encoding Golgi reassembly-stacking protein 2-like; the protein is MGGSQSVEIPGGGSEGYHVLRVQENSPGHRAGLEPFFDFIVSINNTRLNKDNDTLKDLLKAHVEKPVKMLVYSSKTLELREATVTPSNLWGGQGLLGVSIRFCSFEGANENVWHVLEVEPNSPAALAGLRPHTDYIIGADTVMNESEDLFSLIESHEGKGLKLYVYNTDTDNCREVVITPNTAWGGEGSLGCGIGYGYLHRIPTRPFEEGKKISFPGTSSSEPVSPLKDGFTEVQLSAVTPPPAAPAVPSGLEGSLSALSISTSAPPTMPSELQTGLPTVPLLPTSTNPSLTPLAPLNPATAGLNPATTLPGLIPLPGSLTALPNLPNLPVLDLSGVSLAGGSTLQPPAGMTVPSLAPLPPLNLSNLATLPPLPTMLPSQLPPVLSQGLTPMLPTSTAAPPASVTVTAAHMINPASEATAPTEAGSTSTTESPAPTETTLTSS